The uncultured Methanolobus sp. sequence AAAAAACACAACCTAATGACTTATGTGGTACTGTCAAATTAATGAGGCAAAAAACGGATGAAATTATAAAAACAAGTATGGAAGAAAGAAAAGATGCCAGCAATCAACTAGAAGAAAAAGATAAACATAGAGATTAGAATAGAAACAAGAAAGAGGGATATTCAGTTAACCAAAAATAAAACTGTCAAACTTGGGATATATTTCATCGATTTTTAGATAAAAAATGGGCTCGGCGAAATTCGAATTCGCGACCTCTGCCGTGTGAAGGCAACGTCATGACCAGCTAGACCACGAGCCCTGGTAAGAGCAGAATTAATTATGTGTCCGTGTCTATAAAACTGTCGTTGCCTGTGTTATGGGTTACTGCTCTTTCTTTTTTTTTAAAAAAGCATAAGTTATCAGAGCTGCTATAATCGCACCTGAAAAGATAGTTATTAATGCTGTGTTATCTGGCAGATACGTATAGGCAATGATTGCCAGCAAGGTTCCCAAGGCTACTGCAACAGGTATAAGCAAAGAATTCTGCTTAAGTGTCTTTTCTTCAATTTCTAATTTTGCCATTGTCATTTCCCGGAATGTTTTGCTATCTTTGGTAATATATATTTATTTATATGTTCTGGATCCGTATATATACTTTATCCTTTTCACTTCATTAGTTTGAACAATTAAGACCCAATTATGGCTTAAAACAGGTAAATTGTGTACATCAAAACCTATTTTTACCGGAAAAACATCAGGGTTCCTGCCGTGATGTATGCCAGTGCTATATATCTCGCTGTTTTTCCTATGAACACAAAAAAAGAAAATATCCTGAAATCGAGCTTCATGATTCCTCCGGTTGCAGTAATTGCATCACCTATGATCGGAACCCATGTAAAAAGCAGCATAAAGGACCCATATCTGGCAAACAGTTTGTCAGTTTTTTCAAGTTGTTCATCGGAAATTGAAAAGTATTTTTCAATAATGTCACTTCTGCCCTTTAGTCCGATATAATATGTGGTGCATGCGCCCATGTAATTGCCAACAGAAGCTACCATGATTACTGGCAGAATGTTAAACCCTTTACTGATCAGCAAAACCACATAAGCTTCTGAACCTATGGGGAGGATGGTGGACGCAAGAAAACTTGCAATGAACAGGCCGGTTAAGGCATGTTCTTCTATCAGCACAGAAAAGATCTCTATAATTTTCATCTCCCATTGTCATTTTTCTTAATAAACAGTTTTAATATGTTGATGACATTTATATATTAATAGTTGTATATACACGTATGTAACATTTGCTCACTAACTGTAAAATTCCATTTCATATAGTCATTACTACATTCATAAAATTGCCACCTAGTTAAGTACACACAAATTTGTTTTTTCAGGGTTATTAAAATGGATGAAAAAACCGGATACAAAATCTTGATCGTTGATGACGATCCTCTGAATGTTAAGCTTTTGGAAACATTTCTTTCAAAGTATCACGCAGTTCGCGGAGCATATAGTGGAGAAGAAGCTCTTGAAATTCTGGAATCAGGTCCTGTTGATCTTGTCATACTCGATATAATGATGCCGGGGATGGACGGATATGAAGTATGTCGCAGGATAAAGTCCAGTGAATCAACTAAATTCATCCCTGTGATCATCATTACTGCTCTCTCTTCAAAAGATGACAGAATACGGGGAATCGAGGCAGGTGCGGACGAGTTTCTTGTAAAACCAATTGACAGGGTGGAGGTCTTAACACGTGTCCGTACTCTTCTCAAAAATAAACAGCTTTACGATGAACTGAAACGTGAAAAGGACAGGGTGCAGAACTATCTTGATGTTGCGGGGTGCATCATCGTTGCCCTTAATCGTGATGGTACTGTAAAGCTTGCAAATAAAAAATGCTGCCAGTTGCTGGGATATACTGAACAGGAGCTTGAAGGTAAAAAATGGATAGAGCTTGTCATCCCTGAAGAAGAGAGGCAAAAAGTATCTCTGGTTTTTGAAAATATATCAGATGGTAATCTGGAATCTGCAAGAATAAATGAGAACAGTATTCTGACAAGAGCCGGGGACGAAAGGATAATACACTGGAACAATTCTTATCTTAAAGATTCTGAAGGAAATATTACTGAAATACTCAGTTCCGGTTCTGACGTTACTGAGGAGCGCATTGCTACAATTAAACTCCAGACATCTGAATCCAAATTCAGGGCTCTTTTTGAAAACGCTGCTGATGCTATAATTATCTTTGATTTTGACTGTAATATTATAGATGTAAATTCAGTAGCATCAGACCTTTTTGGTTATCCAGTGGATACGTTGCGGCAGATGACGCAATATGACCTGCTGGCTTCCGAATTCAATGATCGATGCCAGGAAATACTTGCAGATGCAATGGATAACAAATTCAGCAGGTTTGAGGTAACCTGTGAGAAAAAGGATGGCACCCGCGTTCCGGTAGAAATGGGTGTGAGAATCATAGAATATGATGGAAACCCCGCTCTTCTGAGTAATGTGAGGGATATTAGCGAACGAAAGAATGCTGAAAGGATACTGCGGGAGAGTGAACATAAATTCCGTATTCTTGCTGAAAATGCAAACGATGTAATATGGACCCTGAGCAAAGAAGGTAAATTCACATATACCAGTCCTTCAGTTTTCAAACTCAGGGGTTACACTCCGGAAGAGGTTGCTTTGCAATCATTCGATGAGATATTTCCTCCTGAATACGTAAATATTTTACAAAATGCGATGGATAATTTCCGGCATAAGCTCCTGGAAGGGAAAGGAAACTACTCTGAGACCTTTGAGCTTGAACAATATCATAAAGACGGCTCCATAATATGGACCGAAGCCATTGTAAATCCTGTTTTTGATGAAGAGGGCGATTTCCAGTTCTTCCTTGGTGCGACCCGTGATATTTCGGAGCGCAAAAAAGCAGAGGAGGAAATAAGCCTGTACACCGAGGAGTTGGCAAAGGTGAACGAAGAGCTAAAAACTCTTGAGAGGATGAAAGATGAGTTCATATCTAACCTGAGCCATGAACTGAAAACCCCGCTTATTTCTATAAAAGGTTATAGTGAACTGGTACATGACGAGGTGCTGGGTCCTCTTAATTCCAAACAGAAAGATGCAATGAAAACTGTTCTTGATAAGTATGATCATTTGAGTTTCCTTATGGATTCATTGATCTATATGAGTATAGTCAAATCAGGAAAAGTAAAGTACAGACTTGACCCTATCAGAATAGAGGACACTCTCACGAAGGTAGTTGATTATTTCTCATTCAGGTCCCAGGAAAAAAACCTTCTCATTGTATTTGATTTCCAGGAGCATTTGCCCCTGATGAAGGGTGATGTGGAGTATCTGCCTTATCTTTTCAGGTCAATTATAGATAATGCTGTCAAGTTCAGCCCAAATGGATCTGAGATATTGATACGTGCATTTGAGGATAACGAAAATATACATGTGGTTGTTGCTGATTCCGGAATTGGTATTCCAAAGAATGAAATTGACAATATCTTTGAACGTTTTTACCAGATAGATGCCTCAAAGTCCAGAAAATACGGCGGAAGCGGAATGGGTTTGTATGTCAGTAAAACGATAACCGACATACACAATGGTGATATCTGGGTGGAAAGTAATGAAGGCTCTGGTACTACTGTTCATGTGACGTTCCCTGTTCTTAGCAGATCAAAATAATCTACATACCTCAATTCCGGCAATTTATTTCAACGAGTTTGGTTACAAAACATTTTATATCCTGAAGTTTCTTTTTGTTCTGATGTATGTTGAAGATGTAGTCTCAAGGCTGTGGAAATTATACCCTAACGGATATTTCCACATCAATAAAGACCCTTTCTATCTTTTGATATCCACTGTGCTTTCCCAGCGAACCCGGGATGAGGTAACCATTCCGACGACTCAGAAGCTTTTCCACGTGTTTGAAACTGTTCAGGAAATGGCAGAGGCTGACGTGGGAGAGATTCAGGAAATCATCAAAGAAGTGGGTTTCTACAGGGTTAAATCCCAGCGTATAATTGATATTTCACGTATCATTCTGCAGGACTATGACGGAGTTGTTCCGGACAGCATGGATGAGCTTTTAAAGCTTCCAGGGGTTGGCAGGAAGACCGCGAACTGTGTACTTGGTTATGGATTTGAGCAGGATGTCATTGCGGTTGATACTCACGTTCATCGGATATCCAATCGCATGGGGCTTGTTGAGACTTCGGAACCTGATGAAACCGAGAAAGAGCTTGAAAAAGTGCTCTCAAAAGAGGACTGGAAGGATATAAACGGGCTTATGGTTCTGTTCGGTCAGAATGTATGCAGGCCGGTTGGGCCGAAGTGTGATGAATGCATTATGGATGATATCTGTCCGAAGATTATCTGAGGATGAATCAGATAACTTCCGTCAATACTTGATTAATCAAGGAAAACAATGTGTGTAAAAAGTACCGGGTGAAAGCATATGAATTTCTGTTTTTTTGGAGTTGGAGGAGTTGGAGGGTACTTTGGGGCTCTGATGACGAATAATTTCAGTGAAAAACACGATATTTTCTTTGTTGCACGTGGTCCTCACAAAGATGCCATAAATTCACAGGGTTTAACATTGAAAAAATCCGGAGGTAAAGAGCTAATAAACGTTTTTCCTAAGTTGTGTACGGATAATGTTAATGATTTACCAGTATGTGATATTATTGTGTTATCGGTAAAGGCGTATGACCTGGAAAACGCAGTTAGTGAAATTGCAAAAATATCCGATGTGAATACTGTTATTCTTCCATTGTTAAATGGTGTTGATATCTATGAACGGATAAGAAGGCAACTGAGTACAGGCTTTGTTTTACCTTCATGTGTTTATGTTGGTACCCACATTGAAAGTCCGGGGCTTATTTATCAAAAAGGTGGCAGTTGTCAAATATCACTGGGAAAGGACCCTATGTATCCTGATTTCTATCCGGAGGCATTGTTATTATTGCTGAATGATTCATCGATTGACTTTGAATGGGAGGGTCCTGTCCAGATATCGATATGGTCGAAGTATATATTCATAGCTGCATTCGGACTGGTAACAGCTGCGTATGATAAAACATTGGGTGAAATATTAGATAGTCCTGAATTGAGTGAACTGACAAAATCAATAATGGCTGAAATTGAGGAAATAGCTAAAAAACTTGATGTTCCTTTAGTCCGCGATATTGTAGAAACTTCTTTTTCAAAAGCAAAGGGATTTCCATATGAGACAAAAACATCTTTCCAGCGGGATGTAGAGTTTAAAGGAAAGATAAACGAAGGTGACCTGTTCGGGGGAACTGTTATTCGTTATGGAACTGAGCTTAACATAGCTACTCCGAATACGGAACTGGTGTATTCAAAACTGTTGGATAAATTTGATTAAAATAGCAAGGCTACGCATAATTTCAATAGGATTCTCTATTCAGGATACTCTGAAACCAAACAAAAAACCTGAGTTTCAACAAACTATTTATTGCCATATCCTATATAAAGCACAAATCTCATGTCCATGCATAAGTCTAATATATAAAGGGCTAGTTTGCACGAGCAGTGATAAATTTCATATTAACGAATAGTATAATTTACTCATAAAATACTATTAGATATAGGCAAGTACATTTATCCAGCATATACGAGTGAGAATCATGTTACTAATAGGAGAAGCATTAATCGGCGAGGAACCAGAACTCGCACACGTTGACCTTATGATCGGAAACAAAGACGGTCCTGTGGGTCAGGCATTTGCAAATGGTTTAACACAGCTTTCAGCAGGTCACACACCTCTGCTTTCAGTTGTCCGTCCAAACCTTCCAACAAAACCTGCAACACTTATCGTACCAAAGGTAACTGTAAAGAATATGGGTCAGGCAGCACAGATTTTCGGTCCTGCACAGGCAGCTGTTGCAAAGGCTGTTGCAGATGCTCTTGAAGAGGGAGCATTCGGTGATCTTGATGTTGAGGATCTTGTAGTTGTTGCAAGTGTTTTCATTCACCCTGAAGCAAAGGATTACAACAGGATCTACAGATACAACTACGGAGCTACAAAGTTGGCAGTTAAGCGTGCAGTAGATGGCTTCCCTGACATCGACACAGTCCTTAAGGAGAAGGACAGAATGGGACACGCAATCATGGGATTCAAGGTATCCAGACTCTGGAACCCACCATACCTTCAGGTTGCACTTGACAATCCAAACCTTCCTGTTATCCAGAACATTGTCAAACAGATTCCAAAGAGCGACCACGTTATCCTTGAAGCAGGAACTCCTCTTATCAAGCGCTATGGTGTTGATGTTATCTCCAAGCTCAGGGAGATCCGTCCTGACGCATTCATAGTTGCTGACCTTAAGACCCTGGACACAGGAAACCTCGAGGCACGTATGGTAGCAGATGCAACCGCAGACGCAATCGTCGTTTCAGCTCTTGCGCCTATCGCAACCATGAACAAGGCAATTGAGGAAGCTCACAAGACAGGTATCTATGCTATCATGGACACACTCAACTGTGACGACCCTGTAGCAGTTCTCAAGCAGCTCGACGTACTTCCTGATGTAGTTGAACTCCACCGTGGAATTGACATTGAGGAAACAGAGCACGCATGGGGCAATATTGACGAGATCAAGGCACTCTCACCAAAGATCTTGGTGGCAGTGGCTGGTGGTGTACGTATCAACACAATGCCACAGGCACTTAAGGCAGGCGCAGATGTCCTTGTAGTCGGAAGAGCAATCACCAACGCAAAGGATGTAAGGCAGGTCGCAGAGAAATTCATTGAAGGTCTTAACAACCCTGAGATCGACCAGTTCAGAGTTATGACCGACTTCTAAGCGTGTGGAATTTCCACACTCTTTTCTTCTTTTTCTTTCTCTTCTTTTGATTTGCAGATATTCTAATATGCAGAGAACACATTCTCAGTTACAAATAACAGGTGTAATAATGCTTATTGAATACATTCATGCAGCTCTTGAGAAAGCCAGGTATGAGATAATAGAGGACGATGAGCCATATTATGGTGAAGTTCCTGAACTAGAAGGTGTCTGGGCCACAGGCAGTACTCTTGAAGAATGCAGAAAAAATCTCGGAGAGGTCATTGATGAATGGATTGTCTTCAGACTGAGAAAAGGATTTACAGTCCCGCCGCAGGCAGCACCGCATCATCGATAATAAATAATAACCGAATCCTAACAGTTTTCAGCCTCTATCTCGTTAAGGCTAATTTCTCCGGCAGCAAGCGGATGAACACGCAGGGTTGAATTATGAAAACGAGTCATAACTTTGTCTATTCGCCTTGAAGTTTCGGGTGTATAATATGCTTCTCCGCATTCTTCGCAGATAAAAGCATCAACATCCCTGATTGAAAGCACGGTTCCACCTATTTTTACAACAAATTCATGCTTACCTTTAATTAACCTGCCTTTACAAAAACTGCATCTATCAGGAATCATTTGTCACCAACTCTTATTTTGTTTTCAATCCATTTATCTTTTGCCGGGTAATAAACAGTTATTATCCTTGCATGGTCAGTGCAATCTGCTACTACAACATGACATGCTTCGTTGTTTGCAAAACCCAGAAGAAGAACAGAAGGACATGGCATATCATCGGGGTATTCTTCAATAATACTTGAATTGTTCACAACCTTGATTAGTTCATCTGTTGTGATATTTCTCTGGAACATCCTTTTCCTTGCATGATCTGAAACAATGAATTTGTCTTGCAAGATCATCTCTTGTATGTGCTTAAAGTCAGATTTATCCATTAAATATCCCTGAGTAGATTGTATGCATGTTGTTACGTATCTATACACATTTGTAATATTTATAGACTTATCCATCATAAACAAATAAAAAAGCTAATTTGAAATGCTATGGAATGCCATGGAATGCCTGATCTTCCGTTTTCACAGTTACCTTTATACTCTTTCTCCCCTTAATAACATTAAATTCGTATTGGAGAGATTTAATTTGAGTTCTACACTAATTGTCCTGAACCTCAAAACATACCTTGAGGGTACAGGCGAAGGCGCCGTAAAGGTTGCACAGGCATGTAAAGAAGTTGCAGATGACAGCGGAATTGAAATTGGTGTTGCACCACAGTTCTGTGACATCTACCGTGTAGCATCACAGGTCGACCTGCCGGTCTATGCACAGAGTCTTGACCCCGTCGGAGCAGGCAGCTTTACAGGACATGCATTTGTTCAGTCCATCAAAGACGCAGGCGCAGTTGGAACCCTTATCAACCACTCCGAATGCCGTCTTACCCTTGCAAACATCGATGCATCCATCACAACCGCAAAGGACGCAGCCCTCAAGACAATAGTCTGCACAAACAACGTAGCAACTTCAGCCGCAGCAGCAGCACTCGGTCCTGATTACGTTGCAGTTGAACCACCAGAGCTTATCGGCTCCGGTATCCCTGTATCAAAAGCAGACCCCGGTGTAGTCACAGGTTCAGTTGATGCAGTAAAGAGGATCAACCCTGCAGTACAGGTTCTCTGCGGCGCAGGAATCTCAAAAGGCGAAGACCTTGCAGCAGCTCTTGAACTTGGTTCCGTTGGCGTTCTGCTGGCATCAGGTATTGTGAAGGCTGCTGATCCTAAGGCTGCACTTGAGGATTTGGTTAGTAAGGTGTGACTTTAAAGTCACCTCCATTTCAGCTTATTCATACACTTTTTTATTATTTTGTATTATCAGCAGATAATATCAAAATGAAACCTTTTTTTATATCATCGACATATACTGTTTGGATGTTGTTCGTAAGCAAATTGGTATTACGGGCAAAGTCTAGTGGGATACTGAATGTATATCTTTAATTGATAGGTAAACAAAGGTGGGTTAAGTGATATTAGAAGATGAATTAATCAAGATAAAAGAAAGCACAGTTGAAAAATTAAATGATGTTCTCTTACAAAAAATAGATGAGGCTATCATCGATGAATATCCAACAACAGGGATGCATCAATTCTATGCTGAATCATTTGAATACAAAGATTATGGATACAACATTGCAATTAACATGTTCTTCAATTTGGAAAAGTTTGGTGAAGTGTGTTGTTGTAAAGATTCATTGTTTTTGGGTGTAACTCCATGTCGGGATTCAGTAGTCCTTTGTGATGAAGCAAGAAAGTGGTCTAAGAATTATAATCTTCTTTGTTTTTCGCAGCATGTTGGAAAAAATAATGTCAATGATGTGATTCTGGATACTCATTCGAAAGTGAGGGATCAAGTTGATTCTTTGTTAAAAAAGCAGAAATTGACTACCTATGAAATGCAGAGAGTACGGTGATACTTTCTTTTCTAGTGATATATTATGCCAACTATTAATCAGTTAACTGATAAAGATGATATCATAAGCATTGTCCGCATACTTCACAGTTCAAACAATCCTAAAACTCAATTAAAATCTCTAAAAGCAATATCATTATTAGCTAAAAAAGGAATTGTTGACTACACTGTTATTGATAAGATAAATGAAGTTTTATCTAATGGGAATAAAGATGTGTGCGTTCAGGCTGCATTTGCAATTGGGGATATGGCAGAAAAAGGTGCTTACAAAGAAGAATCTTTGCAACTATTAATTGCTTTATCATTTGGGCATGATTCAAATATTCGTTGGAGTACAACATTTGCATTAAAAGCACTTATTAAATGTGGTATTTTTGCTGACGAAGCAATCAACTTATTTTCTGAAAAATTGCATGACAGGTATGATAAAGTAGTCTATAATGCTGCATTTGCAATCGCTCATCTTGCAGAACAAGGAGTAGTAGATAAATCTACTATCTCTCCATTAGTTGCTTTGTTATCTGATAATAATGTTGTTTGTCGTAAAGCTGCTGCATATGCATTGAGAAACTTAGCATTAAGAGACATCTATGATTCTACTTCAGACTCAATTGAGCTAATGTCCTTAAAAAAGACGTTAAATGATTCGGATAGAAGTACAAGAATATATGCTTCAGAAGCCATAGAGGTATTGAAGAAGAAAGGTCTGATTGATTCTTCTGTGGTTCACAACTATCATTATGGTGACAATATAGTGACTCAAATAACAGATTCTGTTGTTCAGAGATCCAATGTTGGAAATATGGATCATGAATCTATAAGTGATGACAAAAGCAAATCTTACTATCAGGATTATTCAGTTTCATCCAAATCCAAGTCTTATTCTGCAATAGGGGATGTACGAGGTATGAATTATATCCACGTCTATAATTACCTTATAAGCAAAGCAAAAGAAAAAAGTGTGGTCACATATGGTGAAATCGTGAGTGATCTTGGTGAATCTTTTAGTGCCAAAACAAGAACTGAATTAATTAGCCTGCTTGATCAGATTTCAAAACAAAATATTAAAAATGGTGAGCCTCTCCTAACTGCGCTTGTTGTTAGCAAAGCTCACAATATGCCTGGTAAAAGGTTCTTTACCGATTATATGAGCACATATAGGAACTTTACAGGAAATCCTGAAGGAAATGAAGCTCTAATGGCTTACAAACAAGAACTTGAGAGAATTTGGGATTATTGGTAAAGCATTAGGGTCCTTTAGAACTGACACTCAAATAAAGGGAGTACATGCCTTATTTTTCATTGCAAATATGCTGTAAGTGCTCCCCCACAAAAAGTACATTTTTAAAGCTGCTTAATTTTCAAAATAAAGGCTATTTATATTTTAATTTGAAAATAAAGTATCAATTTCCCCTAAATTCATTCCATATTATAAGTTTTATAAGACCGTCTATTGATTGCGTTTTCATAAAAACAAAAAAGTATGGGAATAAAGGGCTATTAAACTGTTAATGCCATAATGATTCATTATTATAGTACAATTTATTAAATAAACGGATTAGATGATGTACTTTAGTTAGGGGAGTTTAAATAAATACTAATATAAAGAAAATAAGGATTTTTATAACTGGAAATGAATGTCATTTTGAAAGAGGCCTATAAAGCATATAATACTGATAACGAAAAACGATAAAGTCACATCATAAACGTGTCAGAATTTATCGTAGTTCAAGCACTTCTATCTCAGTTGGATGTATTAAGAACACTGTGGATGATTTTATCCACGGATACTACAACCAATCCCTGTCAGTTGTCTCTCAACTTTTCGATGCACCTTCTCAGCTTCAACATCACCCATTATCATTACACGGAATGTAACACTCAGTCGCTTAGTTCCCTCAACACCCTCATACCTGTCAATTATCTCAATTGAAACGATGTCATCATTACAGGAAACAAGTTCCATAATAACATCAGCATCAGCGCCCTCTGGAATCAGCACCGAGATGTCTCTTAATTGATGCTCAAGGTTTTCGAGTTTCCACTCATGCAAATCCTCTTCATCCAAAAGACGGATGTTCTCTATTTTGAGAGGTACCATCCTACTGCCACATTCAATAACCACATCTCTTGGACTTACTTTCCTGACAATTCCTGTGTGCACTACACCTGAATAGATGTGCCTGACACCAATTTCCTGTCCAATGGAATCCAGCAGCCTGTCAAATTCGGCGATCTTTGAGTTTATGAGCTTGTCAGATCTACGAAGTGCAGATGCGGTGTCTCCGAAATGCACTGCTGCATCCTTCATTTTGTTTGTGAAGGCTTCAACATCCTTTTTTCTGACGATGGAGGACATCTCACTGCACTGTTGCATGAAGGCATCATGAACTTTGAGAACTTCCGGGTTTTCCATCTGGATGTATGCGTAGAGGTATGGGTTCTGTCCGATTATCCTGCCAACGAAATCAAGCATGATGTCGTAGACCGGGCTCATGAACCTCCTTGATTCGTTCACGCTGAAATCAAGGGCATCAAAGGTCGTGCCGATGGTGATGTAGGCGAAGTGTGTCAGTCCCTGCACAACGGAAACGAACCTGTCGTGTTCTGCTGGAGTGATAACTTCGATGTGTGCTCCGTTGTCCTCAAAAAGTGAGCGCATAATTGGGAACCATTTATCGCATCGTCCTTCGATGGGTGTTAGAATGAAAATTTGTCCATGCAGACTTGGTATGGATGGTCCGAACATGGGGTGGGTACCAAGTATCTCCACATCTTCGGGAGCATACTTCTTCATGGCTTCAGTGGGTCCGACCTTAAGTGATGTGAAATCCATAAGCAGGCTTTCACTCTTCATCTTAGGTGCAGTTTCACTGATAACCTTCTCGGTTATATTGATGGGTACTGTTACGATAACAATGTCGCTGGTGCTTATTGCAGCATCAAGGTCGCTGGCAAACTCAACTCCCATTCGTTCAGCAACTTCAACTTTCCCACTGCTGCCCCAGACAACAACCTCGTAACCGTGGTTCTTAAAAAAAGGAGTGAACCACTGTCCCATTTCACCGGTACCGCCTATGATTAGGACTTTCAAACTCAAAAGCCCTCCAGTACCGCTTTCTTCATAACTTCAATTGGTGGCTCAACACCAGTCCAAATCTTGAATGCCTCTGCACCCTGGTAGACCAGCATCATCTCACCGGTGACAACTTTAGCACCGGCTTTTTTTGCCTCTTTCAGAAGGGTGGTTTCCAGAGGGTTGTAAACAATATCAAATACCGTGAGATCAGGATGCA is a genomic window containing:
- the nth gene encoding endonuclease III codes for the protein MYVEDVVSRLWKLYPNGYFHINKDPFYLLISTVLSQRTRDEVTIPTTQKLFHVFETVQEMAEADVGEIQEIIKEVGFYRVKSQRIIDISRIILQDYDGVVPDSMDELLKLPGVGRKTANCVLGYGFEQDVIAVDTHVHRISNRMGLVETSEPDETEKELEKVLSKEDWKDINGLMVLFGQNVCRPVGPKCDECIMDDICPKII
- a CDS encoding 2-dehydropantoate 2-reductase, which codes for MNFCFFGVGGVGGYFGALMTNNFSEKHDIFFVARGPHKDAINSQGLTLKKSGGKELINVFPKLCTDNVNDLPVCDIIVLSVKAYDLENAVSEIAKISDVNTVILPLLNGVDIYERIRRQLSTGFVLPSCVYVGTHIESPGLIYQKGGSCQISLGKDPMYPDFYPEALLLLLNDSSIDFEWEGPVQISIWSKYIFIAAFGLVTAAYDKTLGEILDSPELSELTKSIMAEIEEIAKKLDVPLVRDIVETSFSKAKGFPYETKTSFQRDVEFKGKINEGDLFGGTVIRYGTELNIATPNTELVYSKLLDKFD
- a CDS encoding bifunctional 5,6,7,8-tetrahydromethanopterin hydro-lyase/3-hexulose-6-phosphate synthase, yielding MLLIGEALIGEEPELAHVDLMIGNKDGPVGQAFANGLTQLSAGHTPLLSVVRPNLPTKPATLIVPKVTVKNMGQAAQIFGPAQAAVAKAVADALEEGAFGDLDVEDLVVVASVFIHPEAKDYNRIYRYNYGATKLAVKRAVDGFPDIDTVLKEKDRMGHAIMGFKVSRLWNPPYLQVALDNPNLPVIQNIVKQIPKSDHVILEAGTPLIKRYGVDVISKLREIRPDAFIVADLKTLDTGNLEARMVADATADAIVVSALAPIATMNKAIEEAHKTGIYAIMDTLNCDDPVAVLKQLDVLPDVVELHRGIDIEETEHAWGNIDEIKALSPKILVAVAGGVRINTMPQALKAGADVLVVGRAITNAKDVRQVAEKFIEGLNNPEIDQFRVMTDF
- a CDS encoding YqaA family protein, which encodes MKIIEIFSVLIEEHALTGLFIASFLASTILPIGSEAYVVLLISKGFNILPVIMVASVGNYMGACTTYYIGLKGRSDIIEKYFSISDEQLEKTDKLFARYGSFMLLFTWVPIIGDAITATGGIMKLDFRIFSFFVFIGKTARYIALAYITAGTLMFFR
- a CDS encoding HEAT repeat domain-containing protein — protein: MPTINQLTDKDDIISIVRILHSSNNPKTQLKSLKAISLLAKKGIVDYTVIDKINEVLSNGNKDVCVQAAFAIGDMAEKGAYKEESLQLLIALSFGHDSNIRWSTTFALKALIKCGIFADEAINLFSEKLHDRYDKVVYNAAFAIAHLAEQGVVDKSTISPLVALLSDNNVVCRKAAAYALRNLALRDIYDSTSDSIELMSLKKTLNDSDRSTRIYASEAIEVLKKKGLIDSSVVHNYHYGDNIVTQITDSVVQRSNVGNMDHESISDDKSKSYYQDYSVSSKSKSYSAIGDVRGMNYIHVYNYLISKAKEKSVVTYGEIVSDLGESFSAKTRTELISLLDQISKQNIKNGEPLLTALVVSKAHNMPGKRFFTDYMSTYRNFTGNPEGNEALMAYKQELERIWDYW
- a CDS encoding type II toxin-antitoxin system HicB family antitoxin; amino-acid sequence: MLIEYIHAALEKARYEIIEDDEPYYGEVPELEGVWATGSTLEECRKNLGEVIDEWIVFRLRKGFTVPPQAAPHHR
- a CDS encoding DUF4258 domain-containing protein: MDKSDFKHIQEMILQDKFIVSDHARKRMFQRNITTDELIKVVNNSSIIEEYPDDMPCPSVLLLGFANNEACHVVVADCTDHARIITVYYPAKDKWIENKIRVGDK
- a CDS encoding type II toxin-antitoxin system MqsA family antitoxin yields the protein MIPDRCSFCKGRLIKGKHEFVVKIGGTVLSIRDVDAFICEECGEAYYTPETSRRIDKVMTRFHNSTLRVHPLAAGEISLNEIEAENC
- the tpiA gene encoding triose-phosphate isomerase is translated as MSSTLIVLNLKTYLEGTGEGAVKVAQACKEVADDSGIEIGVAPQFCDIYRVASQVDLPVYAQSLDPVGAGSFTGHAFVQSIKDAGAVGTLINHSECRLTLANIDASITTAKDAALKTIVCTNNVATSAAAAALGPDYVAVEPPELIGSGIPVSKADPGVVTGSVDAVKRINPAVQVLCGAGISKGEDLAAALELGSVGVLLASGIVKAADPKAALEDLVSKV
- a CDS encoding PAS domain S-box protein, encoding MDEKTGYKILIVDDDPLNVKLLETFLSKYHAVRGAYSGEEALEILESGPVDLVILDIMMPGMDGYEVCRRIKSSESTKFIPVIIITALSSKDDRIRGIEAGADEFLVKPIDRVEVLTRVRTLLKNKQLYDELKREKDRVQNYLDVAGCIIVALNRDGTVKLANKKCCQLLGYTEQELEGKKWIELVIPEEERQKVSLVFENISDGNLESARINENSILTRAGDERIIHWNNSYLKDSEGNITEILSSGSDVTEERIATIKLQTSESKFRALFENAADAIIIFDFDCNIIDVNSVASDLFGYPVDTLRQMTQYDLLASEFNDRCQEILADAMDNKFSRFEVTCEKKDGTRVPVEMGVRIIEYDGNPALLSNVRDISERKNAERILRESEHKFRILAENANDVIWTLSKEGKFTYTSPSVFKLRGYTPEEVALQSFDEIFPPEYVNILQNAMDNFRHKLLEGKGNYSETFELEQYHKDGSIIWTEAIVNPVFDEEGDFQFFLGATRDISERKKAEEEISLYTEELAKVNEELKTLERMKDEFISNLSHELKTPLISIKGYSELVHDEVLGPLNSKQKDAMKTVLDKYDHLSFLMDSLIYMSIVKSGKVKYRLDPIRIEDTLTKVVDYFSFRSQEKNLLIVFDFQEHLPLMKGDVEYLPYLFRSIIDNAVKFSPNGSEILIRAFEDNENIHVVVADSGIGIPKNEIDNIFERFYQIDASKSRKYGGSGMGLYVSKTITDIHNGDIWVESNEGSGTTVHVTFPVLSRSK